The region AAAGTGACCTAGAGATTAAATGAAATCCCtatccaatggcatttttttcagaaatagaaaaaaactatcctaaaattcatatggaatctcaaAAGACCCCAAGTaatcaaaacaatcttgagaaagaagaataaagctggaggCCTCACACATCCTGATTTCAAAACACattacaaagctacagcaatccaaacagtatgaacaggcaaaaagacagacatacaggCCAATGGGCCAGAATGGAGAGCCCAAAACTACACCCTCATATATTTGACTGAATGATTTTCAATAAGGATATCAACACCACACAATGGGAAAgtgatagtctcttcaacaaatggtgttaggaaaactggatattcataTACAAAGGCATGAATCTGGACCCTTaccttacaccatatacaaaaattaactcaaatgggAACCTAAACatagacctgaaactataaaactcatagaagaaaacTTAGGGAGACATCCTCAGGACATTGTAACAAGCAAATATTCCTTGAcatcaaatactttggccacctgatgcaaaaaaactgactcattgaaaaaaagaccctgatgctgggaaagactgaaggcaggaggagaaagggacgacagaagatgagatggttggatggcaacgccgactcaatggacgtgagtttgagcaagctccgggagctggtgatggacagagaggcctggcgtgctgcagtccatggggtcgcaaggagtcagtcacacacaaccgagtgactaaattgaactgaactgatgacaccaaaaaaaagtaacaaaaagcaaaaaaaagaagaaaccaagtAAACAAATAGACAAATGGCACCATATTAAACATATAGTTTGACCACAAGCTCATACTGAGGCAGGTCACTTTTAGAAGGTTGAGGATCTATAATGGATTCCAATAAAACTATGAAACTGTTTATGACGGTGCATCTTTTGAAAAACCTTAAACCTTGGGGTACACTTCCTGGAGTTGAAAACCACTGATCCAGAGCCCTACAGGCTGGCCCTCCTGCCCTATTTCTCCTGGGGGCATGTGCCGTCTTTCCATGGCAGAGAAGAAACACAGAAGCTGTCATTGTCCCCCACATCAGGTGCAACACCTAACTCTGGCCTCCAACAGCCCTCTTTCTTTGCACCCCACTTCCTCATCCCGTAGACTTCTCTGTGTACGAGAATCATCTATTGGTGAGACTTCAGTATCTCAGTCCTACTCATGATTCAACATGAGAGCTGCGGCCCCCTCTCCTGGAACTGCACTGAGAGCTAAACGGGATGCACTGTGGGCCCAGAAGTTGAATGTGAGTTGAGTTTGGGCTAAGAGGCCCAGAGGTAATGACATGTGACCTTGGCCCTtcaaggaggagggaagaagtTGCTGGCCTATTGCTGACAGCGCCTGCAGGGTCCCAGagtccttctttcttcctctgccctTGGGGTTTCTCAGGAGACTCCCCCTAGTTGCTCCCTTGCCTTAGGGCCCGTGGCAAAGATCACCAAAGCACAAGGAGGTTCCAAGGCGTGGAAAGGCTTTAATAAACATGACCAAGGGACTGGGTGAGGGGGAGGAAAACTCTAGATCCAGCCTTTTTCCCATTTCAGCGGctgcagaggagggagggggctcgACCCTGTTCCCAGATGCAGAGGCAGCTGGAGGACAATCCCTGGAAGTCTCCTGTACCCAGCAGAGGggctgaggggagagggagagagaagtccTTGCTGGTGCTGCCAGGAACCCCGGAGACCTGAAGCAGCAAGCTGACCTCTGAGGTCAGGAGAGGCCCGGAATCAGGCAGGAACAGAGGAAGTCAGAAGGGTAGATGGACTGAACAGGAAGGGAGACTCTTGGGTCCCCATACAGCATTGTCACAGAGGGGCCCCAGGGTCCGCTGGCTCCAGGGACTGAGACCCACAGGGAGGCACCCCCAGCCTGAGACACTCACAAAGGGGCCCTGACGTTTCCCCTTACCCTGTTCAGCTGTGGTCCGAAGAGGGTctagagggagaggggaggacggGGCCTGCCTgggtgggcagaggagggagCCTAGGACTGGCATGGGGGGGAGGGACGGCGGGAGGGCCTCTAGCTGCTGTTCTGCTGCTCCTGCTGGCGAATAAGGTTGGCGATAGGACTAGTGATGCCGCCTATCAAGGTCCAGTACTCGTCAAAGCTGATGCGTCCGTCGTGGTTGGCATCCAGGTCCTGGATGAGCTTGTCAGCAGCCTTCCGGTTCCCCGTGTCCTGGGGGAGAGTCAAGGATCAGCAGTGTTGACTGGCAGCTCTACAGCGGCCCCAGGCAGGACCCCAGGCAGGACCCCaggcctgggctgctgctgccTTTGGGAAATGGGAACAGAGCCCTCACTGGCTCAGGCCTGGGCACACTGAAGACAGAGGTCTGCGTGGGGTTGAGACCCTGGTTTTGGGGGGAACTCCGAAAGGACAGAGAAAGCGGTCAGGAAGGTCACCCAGAGGGGACAGGGCTTTGGTGGCTGAGGAGGGCCTGGCCCTTGGGTGGGAGGAACCTCACCGTCAGCATATGGTTGAGCTCTTTCTGAAGCATCTTCCGGAAGCTGCTCTTGCTGATCTTGTTCTTGACCAGGCTGTGCTTGGAGACGTATTTGTAGAAGTTTTCCACCAGGACGACCACCGCCTTCTCTAGCTCCGTGTAGGAGTCCGCCATCTCACTGCCTCACGCCTCACAGGGCCTGGTCGTCAGGATGAGGGGAAGAGAGGACAGCTCACAGACCACATCTCTGCCTAGGTCTTCCAGCCCCTGTCCTCCCGCTGGTCCCACCCCCTGGGCGCCTGGACCCCCATGCTGGCCAGCCAGACCCCAGACcttgggaggaggcagggaaaggAGAACCCAAGAACCCAGGGTGGAGGTGGGCCTGGAATGAGAACTATGTGTCTCCTCTCATCCAGGTGATCTCCAGCTCAACCGCCTCAGCaggtcttccaggctcctccccagccccaggcactGGGCTTGTCAGAGccccagagagaagagaggatCCGTGGGAAGACAGAGAGTGCCAGcacccatccctcctccctctccatactCGGCCTATCCAGGGTCCCTGTCCCGGGAGCAAGTAGCAGCTAGAAACTGATAGGATGGGCcacgggggctggggaggggcaggagccaTGTCCCCCATCCCCCAGGTGGCCTGAGTCCTGGCCCCAGGCctcaaagcaggagacttggacCTAGGATCTCCCTAACTCTTCACCTGGGCTCCAGGACAGTACGTTCAGGGTCTCAGGCCGCAGCTGTCCTTCTCTGGTTAAACAATATCCTGATCCACCAGGTCAGGCTTTGTGCAGGACCGCAGCCACCCCCGGCTAGCCTAACGTCCCTCATACCCACCTCGAAATATACAATAGGATCCAAGGACCACCCCGCCCCCACTATTACCTAAGGAGGAGCCAGGCCTGGTCCTGCCCCAGCTGGAGACAGCTGGAGATGGAGCCTCCGCAGCCAGCCAGAGGCTACACACGTCACCCCCTCGCCCCAGGACAAAAGGCACTCACATTCCAAGCGGATACAGCCAACAGAATAACAGGATATGAGGGGAGCAGGCGGATCTACTCTGTGAGTCACCACCCATGCCCGGAGCCCCCCCAAGTGAACCCTGGCAAATGagccttccctcccacccccaagcccAAGGATGAGTTGCAGCCGCCTTGCCCGTTGGTCCTGGCTCTGGACGGCGGACACCGTTATCGGGGCATCCCGTGGTTCGCTTTGGAAGGGAGGTCTGCTTCCCCGGCCCACCACAGCTCCCACCCCTGCCACCTGCTCTCTAACCCCTCTTGGCCCTCCATCCCTCTTCCTGGGCCCTTTACCCTGACCTCTCCACCTAGCTGAAGCCTGCCCAAACCACGCCTCCTGGGGGAGGTTGCCCTGGCCCTTGCCATCAGTACCCTCCTCCCCTGACTCCCACAGACTCTCAGCCGCTGTCGGCTGGGCCCACTAGCTAGTGTGGCTGCAATCTCTTCCAGGATCTTCTCTCCTCAGACACCAGACATTCCTTGAAGCAAGGATGGTGTTTCTTATATGCAGCCATTGCGTTTCCAGAACCAAACAGTAGGACACGGAGACTTTGGGACCACTTTTAAATATCCAAGATATACAACCATCTCTGCATCTCCCCTCGCCCACATGACCTGGTCAATGCCTTGCTCAAGGTAGAGGTTCTATAAATATTCCACCTCCTTCCAGCCCTGATACCAGGTAGCCAAGGTCCCTGACCACCCTTCTAAGATGTCTCTTCTATGAAACTTCTTCTAAAGGAAGGGTGAGATTCAGCAGGACAAAGCCAGgatgcaggaaggaaggagagttgAGAGGGAGAGGGGTCAGGCTGAGGCGACTCTAACCAGGaattctccccttctctcccctgcCTCATCCATCTGACCATCTGGCCTGTGGCCAGAAGGATGAAATATGGAACCAGAACTACAGGAAACCACACTCTttttccagtgaaagtgaaaagtgaaagtgttagtggctcaattgtgtgcgactctttgcaacccccatagactatatatagcctgccaggctcctctgtccatggaattctccaggtaagaatactggagtgggtcgacattcccttctccaggggatcttcctgacccaggtctcctgcactgcaggcagattcttttctatctgagccaccagggaagtcctctttatttattgtgttttattGTGTGGTTCAATGTTTACACCTTTGTGAGACTTTCATACAAATGCTCTAACATTCACAAATGAAGACAAAAGTATTTCAGTCCATGAACCGTCTGCCTTCCTGCCCCTGGATGGGGAATGGCCCAGGCCTCCGACCAGTATTCCTGAGGATTCTTGAAGCTGCACTCATGTCAGCAAGAATTTTATCAACTACTCCCAACTAACCTTGGGAGTGGGAGAAAGTTCAGAGAACCCTCGACTTTACCCATCCCAGACCTTGTTCCCCAAATGAGGAATCCTGTGGGAAATAAGAATAGGAAAgggagggactcccctggtgggaggatggatgagaatctgcccaccagtgacatgggttcgatcactgttccaagaagattccacctggagcagaacaactaagcccagggaacacaactcctgagcctgcatgctccagagcctgagagccacaactgcTAAAGCTCTcctgcctacagcctgtgctctgtagcaagagaagcccccacaaggGGAAACCTGAATGGCGCGACTAGAGAGTCGTTGCACTCaccccagctagagaaagcccatgcacatcgacaaagacccagtgcaaccataaGTAActaaagaaacaattttaaaaaaacaaggagAGCAAAGGGAAAGAGATGGGTTTGGGGGCAATGTGCCTCtgtccttctccccactggtcacccactcccctcccaccacctgccTTCTTGAAGCCCAGTCCTGCCCTTCCTTTTTACCATGTCTCAGCCTCTACCTGGCAAGGCATTGGTGAGCTCCCAGGAGACATCTCAGCACCTACTGTCAAGCACACAGTCACCCAGAGAGGTGGGCTTCAGATTCCAGGCTTCCCAaaactccccaccccaccttctaGTCAACCGGGCAACTCCCAAGTTAAAAAATGCTCTTCTGAAGTTTTTCTGAAGGAAAGATATCAGAGGCTAATAGTCAGGTGTCatcacacctccctcccctggGGGCCAGGAGACAGGCTTCCTCACTACACCCATGCCAAGGTCACCTGCCCCTCCTGCCTACCCAGTCCTCCACCTAGCCAGGCCAGTGGGTCCCCAGACAAggggctggggggaagggaggtggtGGGCCTTCTCCTCATCCCCTCCCTGGGAAGGGCGGGGCAGGAGGTAACTCCTGCATTGACTTTCCTCTAAGCAGATCCTGTCCTGAGAGTGATGGAGGAGGTGGACAGTATTCTACAGCCTTCCAAaagagcaggaatagaaggactCATCCTCCGAAGGACTCATCCTCCGAAGGACTCTCTCAGCTGGAGCCCCCAACCTGCCGGCAAAGTTCTCACTGTCTGCACCTTGGCTGATTCATCATTGAGCAACCAagaggcccccacccccaccc is a window of Ovis aries strain OAR_USU_Benz2616 breed Rambouillet chromosome 1, ARS-UI_Ramb_v3.0, whole genome shotgun sequence DNA encoding:
- the S100A16 gene encoding protein S100-A16; this encodes MADSYTELEKAVVVLVENFYKYVSKHSLVKNKISKSSFRKMLQKELNHMLTDTGNRKAADKLIQDLDANHDGRISFDEYWTLIGGITSPIANLIRQQEQQNSS